The stretch of DNA GGCACTGTCTAGTTTAGCACCTCCTCAGTCGGCGTTCGTCCATCGAGCGATTGATGCGGTCTCTGTCGGTTGTAGTAATGCACAAATTGTTCAATCCATTTGCGAGCGCTCCGCCGACTGCCCACCCATGAGTTATGGAAACGGTCGACGCGCATTTTGAATGTGTGGAACCACTTTTCGATGAGGTTTCGGTCAGTATAATCAACCCGACCGTTCAGCCCTAACCGCGCAAGGGCAGTCCGATAGCCAAACTGATCAACGAGAAACACCGCCTCGGAGAGATCGTGTTTCTCGCGGAGTCCATGCAGGAACGCAGCCGCCGGATCGGTACCGTGGCGTCCGAACAACTGAGCGTCGAGAATCAACTTTGTATCGAGGTCTATTGCAGCGTATAACCAAGACCAT from Natronolimnobius sp. AArcel1 encodes:
- a CDS encoding IS6 family transposase — translated: MQLADLLSESYAAEFDEAWERERTATPARVFAVRLHATGCSLRETTTILAELGIERSHGAIWNWVHRLADSVPDPPRAKPSRVAVDETAVKINGEWSWLYAAIDLDTKLILDAQLFGRHGTDPAAAFLHGLREKHDLSEAVFLVDQFGYRTALARLGLNGRVDYTDRNLIEKWFHTFKMRVDRFHNSWVGSRRSARKWIEQFVHYYNRQRPHQSLDGRTPTEEVLN